One window from the genome of Archocentrus centrarchus isolate MPI-CPG fArcCen1 unplaced genomic scaffold, fArcCen1 scaffold_139_ctg1, whole genome shotgun sequence encodes:
- the LOC115775455 gene encoding trace amine-associated receptor 13c-like — protein MTEQSGQTVDPADVTVLRTAITGQGAPGQFANDYVFDHPLREDEIARRLFALCQGDKSVAEFSIDFCVLAAESGCDTKPLKGAFYQALASPIKDELATRDEPTPLEDLIALAMRIDNHLWERARERGNKTRPPRSRVSLSHSPCATTSSSAVEGMPLLLEEPAGEPMQLGRAKLTPEERQRSSCSKPTLHWSKAVPLNIVLSCIPLITVVLNLLVIISVSYFRQLHTPSNILLLSLAVSDFFVGLLLMPLEIFRNTTCWVLGDLMCSVYWYLFGILTYASIVNIVLISVDRYVAICDPLHYPTRITVGRVKLIVCLCWLFSIFYIIFYAKDILIEPGRYNSCYGECVFVINNIAGMADLVLAFIIPITVIIVLYMRVFVVAVSQARAMRSHVTAVTLQPSLNQTNRSELKAARTLGVLVVVFLASYCPFYCYFLVEESVVSFSPTFLVLMFFYFNSCLNPLIYTLFYPWFRNAAKLIITLQVFKYDISEANIL, from the exons ATGACAGAACAGTCTGGCCAAACTGTAGACCCAGCAGATGTAACAGTTCTCCGCACAGCGATCACGGGCCAGG GCGCTCCGGGGCAGTTTGCCAATGACTACG TTTTCGATCATCCTCTTAGGGAGGATGAGATTGCTCGTCGGCTTTTTGCGCTCTGCCAGGGAGATAAGTCTGTGGCGGAGTTTTCCATTGACTTCTGCGTTTTGGCCGCTGAGTCCGGGTGTGACACAAAACCCCTCAAGGGAGCATTTTACCAAGCCTTGGCCAGTCCCATTAAGGATGAATTGGCTACTCGCGATGAGCCCACCCCTTTAGAGGATCTAATCGCACTCGCGATGAGAATAGACAACCACTTGTGGGAACGTGCTCGTGAACGCGGCAACAAAACACGACCACCACGCTCCCGGGTTTCCCTGTCTCACTCGCCCTGTGCTACCACCTCCAGTTCCGCTGTGGAGGGGATGCCACTCCTCCTGGAGGAACCAGCTGGGGAACCCATGCAGCTGGGTCGGGCCAAATTAACCCCAGAGGAACGTCAACGCAG TTCCTGCAGCAAGCCGACACTTCACTGGTCCAAAGCTGTGCCCCTGAACATTGTGCTTTCATGCATCCCTCTGATCACTGTTGTACTCAATCTGCTGGTCATCATCTCAGTCTCTTACTTCAG GCAGCTCCACACACCCAgtaacatcctcctcctctctctggctgtctcagACTTTTTTGTGGGTCTCCTGTTGATGCCATTAGAAATCTTTAGAAACACAACCTGTTGGGTACTTGGTGATCTTATGTGTTCTGTTTATTGGTATCTGTTCGGCATTCTTACCTATGCGTCAATAGTTAACATAGTTCTCATATCAGTTGACCGCTATGTGGCTATTTGTGACCCTCTGCATTACCCCACCAGAATCACTGTGGGCAGAGTCAAACtcattgtttgtctgtgttggcTCTTTTCTATTTTCTACATTATTTTTTATGCGAAAGATATCCTGATTGAACCAGGCAGGTATAATTCCTGTtatggagagtgtgtgtttgtcatcaaCAATATTGCTGGTATGGCTGACCTTGTTTTAGCCTTTATTATTCCAATTACTGTCATCATAGTTCTGTATATGAGAGtgtttgtggtggctgtgtctcaggctcgtgccatgcgctctcatgttacagctgtcacacttcagccttcactgaatcaaacaaacagatctgagctgaaagcagccaggacTCTTGGGGTTCTTGTAGTTGTGTTTCTGGCAAGCTACTGTCCGTTTTACTGCTACTTTCTTGTTGAAGAAAGTGTGGTCAGTTTTTCACCTACATTTCTTGTGCTcatgttcttttattttaattcatgtcTAAACCCTCTGATCTACACTCTGTTTTACCCCTGGTTTAGAAATGCTGCTAAACTTATCATCACTCTGCAGGTATTCAAGTATGACATCAGTGAGGCAAACATACTGTAG